One stretch of Diabrotica undecimpunctata isolate CICGRU chromosome 5, icDiaUnde3, whole genome shotgun sequence DNA includes these proteins:
- the LOC140440713 gene encoding troponin C, isoallergen Bla g 6.0101-like yields MANTADKQPVVDEINYEEFKKLDISKEQLKMLKSIFDSFDLEKKKEISVDMIGQILDMLGHRLTPDELQAIVKEIDEDGNGVMNFDEFAHLSARFLVEEEEDTEAILRELKDAFRLYDKEGLGYISVDLLKDILKELEPNLSPADLNEMIKEIDTDNSGTVDWEEFKAMMIG; encoded by the exons ATGGctaat ACTGCGGATAAGCAGCCCGTCGTCGATGAAATAAATTATGAGGAATTTAAAAAACTTGATATCTCCAAGGAACAATTAAAAA TGCTTAAATCAATTTTTGACTCCTTTGACTTGGAAAAGAAGAAGGAAATCTCTGTTGACATGATTGGACAAATTCTAGACATGTTAGGACATCGTCTTACCCCTGATGAATTACAG gcAATTGTCAAAGAAATTGACGAAGATGGTAACGGAGTAATGAATTTTGATGAATTTGCACATTTGTCTGCAAGGTTTTTAGTTGAAGAAGAGGAAGACACTGAAGCAATTTTAAGGGAACTTAAGGATGCTTTTCGATTGTACGATAAAGAAG GATTGGGTTATATATCTGTTGATCTCCTAAAGGATATTTTAAAGGAGCTGGAACCAAATCTATCACCAGCAGATCTTAATGAAATGATCAAAGAAATTGATACCGACAATTCTGGTACAGTTGACTGGgaag AATTCAAAGCTATGATGATTGGTTAA
- the LOC140440714 gene encoding troponin C, isoallergen Bla g 6.0201-like isoform X2 — MNELDREQIIMLKSTFDAFDIERKGYIEADMIGTIIEMLGTRVTAADLDIIDEIDEDGNGEVSFEEFANLAAKFMVEEDEDTEAIQLELKGAFRLYDKEGNGFITIEVLREILRELDEKLTEDDLDNMIDEIDADGSGTVDWEEFKAVMIG; from the exons TGCTCAAATCGACATTTGATGCTTTTGATATTGAAAGAAAGGGATACATCGAAGCAGATATGATAGGAACTATAATTGAAATGCTTGGTACGAGAGTAACTGCTGCTGACTTGGAT ATTATTGACGAAATTGACGAAGACGGTAACGGAGAAGTTAGTTTTGAAGAATTTGCAAATCTTGCTGCAAAATTTATGgttgaagaagatgaagatacaGAAGCTATTCAGTTAGAGTTGAAAGGAGCCTTTCGATTATATGATAAAgaag GGAATGGATTTATAACAATTGAAGTTTTGAGAGAAATCTTAAGAGAATTAGACGAAAAGCTGACGGAAGATGATCTCGACAATATGATTGATGAGATTGATGCTGATGGATCTGGAACAGTGGACTGGGAAG aaTTTAAAGCAGTGATGATTGGTTAA
- the LOC140440714 gene encoding troponin C, isoallergen Bla g 6.0201-like isoform X1: MNELDREQIIMLKSTFDAFDIERKGYIEADMIGTIIEMLGTRVTAADLDKIIDEIDEDGNGEVSFEEFANLAAKFMVEEDEDTEAIQLELKGAFRLYDKEGNGFITIEVLREILRELDEKLTEDDLDNMIDEIDADGSGTVDWEEFKAVMIG; the protein is encoded by the exons TGCTCAAATCGACATTTGATGCTTTTGATATTGAAAGAAAGGGATACATCGAAGCAGATATGATAGGAACTATAATTGAAATGCTTGGTACGAGAGTAACTGCTGCTGACTTGGAT AAGATTATTGACGAAATTGACGAAGACGGTAACGGAGAAGTTAGTTTTGAAGAATTTGCAAATCTTGCTGCAAAATTTATGgttgaagaagatgaagatacaGAAGCTATTCAGTTAGAGTTGAAAGGAGCCTTTCGATTATATGATAAAgaag GGAATGGATTTATAACAATTGAAGTTTTGAGAGAAATCTTAAGAGAATTAGACGAAAAGCTGACGGAAGATGATCTCGACAATATGATTGATGAGATTGATGCTGATGGATCTGGAACAGTGGACTGGGAAG aaTTTAAAGCAGTGATGATTGGTTAA